One genomic region from Motacilla alba alba isolate MOTALB_02 chromosome 5, Motacilla_alba_V1.0_pri, whole genome shotgun sequence encodes:
- the FBXO34 gene encoding F-box only protein 34, translating to MKSSCRAGLHREPLNSTSSTFHQVKRVSGMHLKPYLKLQKKERSPEISQDSLRGHQGPAQGEKYTNCTKLSVFPKPSLVTPSQKLLGIIYPNTMCNMNGKGPADAPSAREKKNALSATIHQGEEGEGPLDVWAVVKPGNTKEKIAFFAAQQCSSGTRTGSMKIKSTWDIDGRTAKRRKKSVDLKKAKIQLERMREANARCSQPEPFACGIEHCSVHFGSDGGEGAFPGRSLSVIEMVAFLEQRASALLVDCAKTCTAASATRLSSQPKAAPPGPEPFSSAGACEAPAEPQGEPVRVLDMVAKLESECLRRQSEREAGSLSRNNSFRRNVGRVLLASGTQPEGDVGKGGPAQGDGLGEAGVAEAGYGGRCGPLGDAELWDGGASAQRPFPSGLDTRVGNVNSGLAHAVLAMTAGRNDADARIEPPGALLSPCPPAARLPPNPLQSKNATVDCMSKEPVIFPKHPARKEPLCISISVTKTEEGCRKEKLSSSGEDSLPGRLFFLQGEQPAAHEQQPRREGPQEKPGEVAQNEDEEALASGRSCVRSGVPTEPSAPSVPPTEGALQVLDASCLKRQVSHDFLETRFKIQQLLEPQQYMAFLPHHIIVKIFGLLPTRSLVALKCTCYYFKFIIEYYNIRPADSRWVRDPRYREDPCKQCKKKYVKGDVSLCRWHPKPYCQALPYGPGYWMCCHRSQKGIPGCKLGLHDNHWVPACHSFNRAIHKKTRGAGAEVEEEY from the exons ATGAAGagttcctgcagagctggcctCCACAGGGAACCGCTGAATTCCACATCCTCCACCTTCCATCAAGTCAAACG GGTTTCTGGTATGCACTTAAAGCCATATCTCAAGTTACAGAAGAAAGAGCGATCCCCAGAAATAAGCCAGGATTCCCTGCGAGGCCACCAGGGACCAGCGCAAGGAGAAAAATACACCAACTGCACCAAACTGAGCGTTTTCCCAAAGCCCTCCCTCGTGACTCCATCTCAAAAGCTTCTGGGGATTATTTATCCAAATACTATGTGCAATATGAACGGGAAAGGCCCGGCGGACGCTCCGAGTGCAAGGGAGAAGAAGAACGCCCTGTCCGCCACCATCCACCAGggagaagaaggggaagggCCGCTGGATGTCTGGGCTGTGGTGAAACCTGGCAACACCAAGGAGAAAATCGCCTTCTttgcagcccagcagtgcagcagcgGCACCCGCACGGGCTCCATGAAGATCAAGAGCACGTGGGACATCGACGGGCGAACGGCCAAGCGCAGGAAAAAATCGGTGGAtcttaaaaaagccaaaatccaACTGGAAAGAATGAGGGAGGCCAAcgccaggtgctcccagccgGAGCCTTTCGCCTGCGGCATCGAGCACTGCTCGGTGCACTTCGGGAGCGACGGCGGCGAGGGCGCGTTCCCGGGCCGCTCGCTGTCGGTCATCGAGATGGTGGCCTTCCTGGAGCAGCGGGCCAGCGCCCTGCTGGTGGACTGTGCCAAGACCTGCACGGCCGCCTCCGCCAccaggctgagctcccagcccaaggccgccccgccgggccccgaGCCCTTCTCCTCGGCCGGGGCGTGCGAGGCGCCCGCGGAGCCGCAGGGCGAGCCCGTGCGCGTGCTGGACATGGTGGCCAAGCTGGAGTCCGAGTGCCTGCGGCGGCAGAGCGAGCGCGAGGCCGGGAGCCTCTCCCGCAACAACAGCTTCcgcaggaacgtgggcagggTGCTCCTGGCCAGCGGCACCCAGCCCGAGGGAGACGTGGGGAAGGGGGGCCCGGCTCAGGGGGACGgcctgggggaggcaggggtggcagaggCCGGGTATGGAGGTCGCTGCGGCCCTCTGGGTGACGCCGAGCTGTGGGATGGCGGCGCCTCTGCCCAGCGGCCGTTTCCTTCGGGGCTGGATACCCGGGTGGGGAATGTGAATTCGGGACTTGCCCACGCGGTGTTGGCCATGACAGCTGGCAGGAATGACGCTGACGCACGGATTGAGCCCCCCggggctctgctgtccccgtgtccccctgctgccaggctgccaccGAATCCCTTGCAGAGCAAGAACGCGACTGTTGATTGTATGTCGAAAGAGCCTGTAATTTTCCCAAAGCATCCTGCTAGGAAGGAGCCCTTGTGCATCAGTATATCAGTCACCAAGACAGAGGAAGGGTGCAGGAAGGAGAAGCTCTCCAGTTCTGGTGAGGATTCACTTCCAGGGAGGCTGTTTTTCCTCCAGGGTGAGCAGCCTGCTGCTCACGAGCAACAGCCACGGCGGGAGGGTCCCCAGGAGAAGCCAGGGGAAGTAGCCCAAAACGAGGATGAGGAGGCTCTGGCATCTGGTAGATCGTGTGTCAGAAGCGGTGTCCCTACAGAGCCATCAGCCCCTTCTGTCCCTCCCACAGAAGGGGCTTTGCAAGTACTTGATGCTTCCTGCCTCAAGCGGCAGGTTTCACATGACTTTCTGGAGACCAGGTTTAAAATCCAGCAGCTTTTGGAGCCTCAGCAGTACATGGCCTTCTTGCCTCACCACATCATCGTGAAGATCTTCGGGTTGCTTCCCACCAGGAGCCTGGTTGCCCTGAAATGCACTTGCTACTACTTCAAGTTCATCATCGAGTACTACAACATCCGGCCGGCGGACTCGCGCTGGGTGCGCGACCCTCGCTACCGGGAAGACCCTTGCAAGCAGTGCAAGAAGAAATACGTGAAGGGGGACGTGTCCCTGTGCCGGTGGCACCCCAAGCCCTactgccaggccctgccctaCGGGCCTGGCTACTGGATGTGCTGTCACCGCTCCCAGAAGGGCATCCCTGGCTGTAAGCTGGGTCTCCACGACAATCACTGGgtccctgcctgccacagctTTAACCGCGCCATCCACAAGAAAACCCGAGGAGCGGGAGCAGAGGTGGAAGAGGAATATTAG